One genomic window of Tenacibaculum tangerinum includes the following:
- a CDS encoding ABC transporter ATP-binding protein: MISIHNISKTYGTTQVLNLEELQIPSGQSFGLVGNNGAGKTTLFNLLLDLIRPTTGEIVNNEVVVNKSENWKTFTGSFIDETFLIGYLTPEEYFDFVGDLRGMNKADVKAFLAQFNEFFNDEVLSKKKYLRNLSKGNQKKVGIVAAMMGNPQVIILDEPFANLDPTTQIRLKKLIKKLTENNDVTVLVSSHDLSHVTEVCERIVVLDKGNLVKDINTSEETLKELESYFSA; this comes from the coding sequence ATGATCTCTATACATAATATTTCAAAAACATACGGAACAACACAAGTTTTAAACCTAGAAGAACTACAAATTCCCAGCGGACAATCTTTTGGATTAGTTGGAAATAACGGAGCAGGAAAAACAACCTTGTTCAACTTGTTATTAGACTTAATTAGGCCTACTACAGGAGAAATCGTAAATAATGAAGTTGTAGTAAATAAAAGTGAAAACTGGAAAACGTTTACAGGTTCGTTTATAGATGAAACCTTTTTAATAGGTTATTTGACTCCAGAAGAATATTTTGATTTTGTAGGAGACCTGCGTGGAATGAATAAGGCTGATGTAAAAGCTTTTTTAGCACAATTTAATGAGTTTTTTAACGATGAAGTTTTAAGCAAGAAAAAATACTTGCGAAACTTAAGCAAAGGAAACCAAAAAAAGGTAGGTATTGTCGCAGCTATGATGGGAAATCCGCAAGTAATAATTCTCGACGAACCATTTGCTAATTTGGACCCTACCACACAAATTAGATTAAAAAAACTAATTAAAAAGCTCACAGAAAACAACGATGTAACAGTACTAGTATCAAGTCACGATTTAAGTCATGTAACAGAAGTTTGCGAGCGAATAGTTGTATTAGACAAAGGAAACTTGGTAAAAGACATAAACACGTCAGAAGAAACATTAAAAGAACTTGAAAGCTATTTTTCTGCATAA
- the porW gene encoding type IX secretion system periplasmic lipoprotein PorW/SprE has protein sequence MRKRFKIIVFSVLVASVYSCSVKKDTFLSRNYHAVTTKYNVLFNGEQAYQKGLEEIQEKHEDNFWKRLQIEPITFDESKITAKVFSPGTGFDNDEEEEKKSLTPFEKAEEKAFKAVETHSMNINGYERNRQIDDAYLLLGKARYYTQRFVPALEAFNYVIINYPNADLNYETKIWRAKTNIRLDNEKRAIETLQLLLEVLDEKEKINKAVKEQAYTAMAMAYEKTDTIQKVIDNLKLATKTSYNKEQSARNMFVLGQIYSELERKDSARMVFKKLADYKKAPDKYRIRANIELAKNTPNDSTSILMLARLKKLIKNSDNRKFLSELYYQAGVIQEGRNNSEAAAEYYKKSLKAKYNNNYQKTFAYERLADMAFEKENYLLAGSYYDSTLQVVSKEFEEEKRIRRIRRKNKGLTRLRAYEETLKKNDSILKLVAMTPDERTTFFEAHIEKLKKEDEEKKQQLLNAQNFGSGFGGGSSMNNRNNKGKWYFYNTQALGFGRAEFQKIWGNRPLEDNWRLSDKSIIADTKETEDEDATKINKKYELSTYVDAIPTDEKEITALVLERNDALYQLGLIYKEQFTNTALAIKKLERLKKLKKDDELELPISYHLYQLYKKEGNTAKANENKNVILQKYPETNFAQIILNPNQKLEENKKEDEVLKKYKEVYYLYKQNKFEEAVNEIDNFSLSMKNSKLIPKFALLKALAIGKYQDKENYKKALQYVAVSYATTEEGKKAEEIIKQLNKT, from the coding sequence ATGAGAAAACGGTTCAAGATAATAGTATTCAGTGTTTTAGTAGCTTCCGTGTATTCCTGCAGTGTGAAAAAAGATACCTTTTTAAGCAGAAATTATCATGCAGTTACTACGAAATACAACGTACTTTTTAATGGAGAACAAGCCTACCAAAAAGGACTTGAAGAGATTCAAGAAAAGCATGAAGATAATTTTTGGAAGCGCTTACAAATCGAACCAATTACCTTCGACGAAAGTAAAATAACCGCCAAAGTATTTAGTCCTGGGACTGGGTTTGACAACGATGAAGAAGAGGAAAAAAAGAGCTTGACTCCTTTCGAAAAAGCAGAAGAAAAAGCCTTTAAAGCTGTTGAAACACACTCTATGAATATCAATGGGTATGAAAGAAACCGACAAATAGACGATGCTTATTTGCTATTAGGAAAAGCAAGATATTATACACAACGTTTTGTACCTGCACTTGAAGCGTTTAATTATGTTATCATAAACTACCCTAACGCCGACTTAAATTACGAGACAAAAATTTGGAGAGCGAAAACGAACATCCGATTAGATAACGAAAAAAGAGCCATTGAAACCTTACAATTGTTGTTAGAGGTGTTAGATGAAAAAGAGAAAATAAACAAAGCTGTAAAAGAGCAAGCCTATACTGCTATGGCCATGGCGTATGAAAAAACAGATACCATTCAAAAAGTAATAGACAATTTAAAATTAGCAACCAAAACAAGTTACAACAAAGAGCAATCGGCTAGAAATATGTTTGTTTTGGGGCAAATTTATAGCGAATTAGAAAGAAAAGATTCAGCTAGAATGGTGTTTAAAAAATTGGCAGATTATAAAAAAGCTCCAGATAAGTACCGCATTAGAGCAAATATTGAGTTGGCTAAAAATACACCAAACGATTCCACATCAATATTGATGTTGGCAAGATTAAAAAAACTAATTAAAAATTCAGACAACCGAAAGTTTTTAAGTGAATTGTATTATCAAGCAGGAGTTATTCAAGAAGGAAGAAACAATTCAGAAGCAGCAGCCGAGTATTACAAAAAATCGTTAAAAGCCAAATACAACAACAATTATCAAAAAACGTTTGCCTACGAACGTTTAGCAGACATGGCTTTTGAAAAAGAAAATTATTTGCTAGCAGGCTCGTATTACGATAGTACACTACAAGTAGTTTCTAAAGAATTTGAAGAAGAAAAGAGAATTCGAAGAATACGTAGGAAAAATAAAGGACTTACCAGATTGAGAGCCTATGAAGAAACGTTAAAAAAGAATGATAGTATTCTTAAACTGGTAGCCATGACACCCGATGAAAGAACTACTTTTTTTGAAGCACATATTGAAAAACTCAAAAAAGAAGACGAAGAAAAAAAGCAGCAATTACTCAATGCCCAAAACTTTGGAAGTGGTTTTGGAGGAGGTTCCTCTATGAATAACAGAAATAACAAAGGCAAGTGGTATTTTTACAATACCCAAGCACTAGGGTTCGGAAGAGCAGAATTTCAAAAAATATGGGGAAATCGACCTTTAGAAGATAATTGGCGACTGTCAGATAAATCAATTATTGCAGATACTAAAGAAACAGAAGATGAGGATGCAACTAAGATAAATAAAAAATACGAACTCTCAACTTATGTAGATGCAATACCTACAGATGAAAAAGAAATTACAGCGTTAGTTTTAGAACGCAACGATGCGTTATACCAATTAGGCTTAATTTATAAAGAACAGTTTACCAATACAGCACTTGCTATAAAAAAATTAGAGCGATTAAAAAAACTTAAGAAAGACGACGAGCTCGAGTTACCTATAAGCTATCATTTGTATCAGTTGTACAAAAAAGAAGGAAACACAGCGAAAGCAAATGAGAATAAAAATGTGATCTTACAAAAGTATCCAGAAACAAACTTTGCTCAAATTATTTTAAATCCAAATCAGAAATTAGAAGAAAATAAAAAAGAAGACGAGGTTTTAAAAAAATACAAAGAAGTATACTATTTATACAAACAAAATAAATTTGAAGAAGCTGTTAATGAGATAGATAATTTTTCATTATCTATGAAAAATTCAAAATTAATTCCTAAGTTTGCACTTCTAAAGGCCTTGGCAATTGGTAAATACCAAGACAAAGAAAACTACAAAAAGGCGCTACAATATGTTGCGGTTAGTTACGCAACAACCGAAGAAGGAAAAAAAGCAGAAGAAATTATAAAACAATTAAATAAAACATAA
- a CDS encoding bactofilin family protein codes for MFSKESKKTNESKVAERNIIGKNTKIIGEIISDGDFRIDGTLDGTIQTKGRVVVGSSGFIKGKVECANADVEGKFSGELFVSNTLTVKSSANINGDVVIGKLSVEPGASFNATCTMKGAVKELNKNEQQKLKEKTA; via the coding sequence ATGTTCAGTAAAGAAAGCAAAAAAACAAACGAAAGTAAAGTAGCAGAAAGAAACATTATTGGAAAAAACACAAAAATAATTGGAGAAATTATCTCTGATGGAGATTTTCGAATTGATGGAACTTTAGATGGTACAATACAAACAAAAGGAAGAGTAGTAGTAGGTAGCTCTGGCTTTATCAAAGGTAAAGTTGAATGTGCCAACGCAGATGTAGAAGGAAAGTTCTCAGGAGAACTGTTCGTTTCCAATACATTAACTGTTAAATCTTCAGCAAATATTAATGGAGATGTAGTTATCGGAAAACTTTCTGTAGAACCAGGAGCATCATTTAATGCGACTTGTACTATGAAAGGAGCGGTAAAAGAACTAAATAAGAATGAGCAGCAAAAACTCAAAGAAAAAACCGCTTAA
- a CDS encoding AtpZ/AtpI family protein produces MSSKNSKKKPLNKYIRFTGIALQMGLTIYLGSMLGKWLDSTYPNENQLYTKICTLVAVFAAMLSVIIQVTQLTKDD; encoded by the coding sequence ATGAGCAGCAAAAACTCAAAGAAAAAACCGCTTAACAAATACATACGATTCACAGGAATCGCACTACAAATGGGATTAACCATTTACCTAGGAAGTATGCTAGGTAAATGGTTAGATTCCACTTACCCGAATGAGAACCAATTGTACACGAAAATTTGCACATTGGTGGCGGTTTTTGCAGCCATGCTTTCCGTAATCATACAAGTAACCCAACTTACCAAAGATGATTAA
- a CDS encoding DUF6168 family protein, giving the protein MIKRIFLFIATALALFVVSFFLHDYLLTAKNIHTSFSLIQVYTFHVTSAILVYSIVELVAQKLPNQAGYAYLASIFLKIGFFVLIFQATVFANIELTKAERISLVIPLFLFLITEAIGVSKLLNNK; this is encoded by the coding sequence ATGATTAAACGTATTTTTCTTTTTATTGCTACTGCTTTAGCACTGTTTGTCGTTAGTTTTTTTTTGCACGACTACCTTTTAACGGCAAAAAATATACATACCTCTTTTTCACTCATACAAGTATATACATTTCATGTAACTTCAGCCATATTAGTGTATAGTATAGTTGAGTTGGTTGCTCAAAAGCTACCCAATCAGGCAGGATATGCCTATTTAGCTTCTATTTTTTTGAAGATAGGTTTTTTCGTGTTGATTTTTCAGGCTACAGTTTTTGCTAATATAGAGCTTACCAAAGCTGAAAGAATTTCTTTGGTAATACCACTATTCCTATTTTTAATTACTGAAGCAATAGGGGTCTCAAAACTACTGAATAACAAATAG
- the atpB gene encoding F0F1 ATP synthase subunit A yields MMIAKKSIKFLAILAIVFSSFTAFAGGGGSSEKEGQVNTPEKIKGYIKHHLADSHDFTLFSYTNDAGERKHVGFPLPVIVWTSNGLKTFMSSAFHHNDDGTVVVEKGDVKLVKIHSKIYELNEGETTVSFDESHHATNAHRVLDFSITKSVFGMLLAGLLMLLGFGALARGYKKGAIPTGVGRVLEPLVLYVRDEIAKPNIGEKKYKKFMPYLLTVFFFIWILNLLGLTPIGFNVTGQIAVTVCLALFTAIIYLTNGSKDFWEHTLWMPGVPKILRPILAVIELVGFVLIKPFSLLVRLFANITAGHFVVMSLIALMITMKESFGPVASTGMSFVLATFIMIIEVLVAFLQAFIFTMLSALFIGMAVEEHDHDHAHNAEGTGNEDTRFI; encoded by the coding sequence ATGATGATAGCAAAAAAATCTATCAAGTTTTTAGCAATACTAGCAATAGTATTTTCTTCGTTCACTGCATTCGCAGGAGGTGGTGGTTCTTCAGAAAAAGAAGGGCAAGTTAATACACCAGAAAAAATAAAAGGATATATCAAACATCACTTAGCAGACTCGCACGATTTTACGTTGTTTTCGTATACAAACGATGCAGGTGAGCGTAAACATGTTGGTTTTCCGTTACCAGTAATTGTTTGGACAAGTAATGGCTTAAAAACCTTTATGTCTTCAGCTTTTCATCACAATGATGATGGAACAGTGGTTGTAGAGAAAGGAGATGTAAAGCTAGTAAAGATTCACAGTAAAATTTACGAATTAAACGAAGGAGAAACCACAGTTTCTTTTGATGAATCACATCATGCAACCAATGCTCATCGAGTGTTAGATTTTTCGATTACGAAAAGTGTATTCGGTATGCTTTTAGCAGGTTTGTTAATGTTATTAGGGTTTGGTGCATTGGCTAGAGGGTATAAAAAAGGAGCCATTCCAACAGGAGTAGGCCGCGTGTTAGAACCTTTAGTTTTATACGTAAGAGATGAAATTGCAAAACCAAACATTGGTGAGAAGAAATACAAGAAATTTATGCCGTATTTGTTAACGGTGTTCTTCTTTATCTGGATCTTAAACTTATTAGGTTTAACACCTATAGGGTTTAACGTAACAGGTCAAATCGCAGTAACCGTATGTTTAGCCTTATTTACAGCGATTATTTATTTAACAAACGGAAGTAAAGATTTTTGGGAACACACTTTATGGATGCCAGGTGTACCAAAGATATTAAGACCCATCTTAGCGGTAATAGAATTGGTTGGTTTTGTTTTAATTAAACCATTCTCTCTATTAGTACGTTTGTTTGCGAACATTACAGCAGGACACTTCGTAGTGATGAGTTTAATAGCGTTAATGATTACAATGAAGGAGTCGTTCGGACCTGTTGCTTCAACAGGAATGTCTTTCGTATTGGCAACATTTATCATGATAATAGAAGTGTTAGTAGCGTTTTTACAAGCGTTTATCTTTACCATGTTGTCAGCCTTGTTTATTGGAATGGCAGTAGAAGAGCACGACCATGACCATGCACACAACGCAGAAGGTACTGGAAATGAAGACACTCGTTTTATTTAA
- the atpE gene encoding ATP synthase F0 subunit C, protein MYNLIGAGLIVIGGGIGLGQIGGKAMEGIARQPEAAGKIQTAMIIIGALLEGLAFGALILGNPS, encoded by the coding sequence ATGTACAATTTAATTGGAGCAGGATTAATCGTAATCGGTGGAGGAATCGGATTAGGTCAAATCGGTGGAAAAGCAATGGAAGGAATTGCTCGTCAACCTGAGGCTGCTGGTAAAATCCAAACAGCGATGATCATCATCGGAGCATTATTAGAAGGATTAGCATTCGGTGCTTTAATCTTAGGTAATCCATCTTAA
- a CDS encoding F0F1 ATP synthase subunit B — protein MDQLLNDFSPGLFVMQLVILIVLLVLLAKYAWKPILNSLNEREEGIQNALDQAENARKEMQNLQADNDRLLKEARAERDAMLKEAREIKDSIIAEAKDEAKEQATIMIENAKVTIKHEQQAAIAELKKNVADLSIEIAQKVVKKQLTSQEDQLKLVEGMLEEVTLN, from the coding sequence ATGGATCAGTTATTAAATGATTTTTCTCCAGGGTTATTTGTAATGCAATTGGTAATCCTTATCGTATTATTAGTATTGTTAGCAAAGTATGCTTGGAAACCTATTTTAAACTCTTTAAATGAGAGAGAAGAAGGAATTCAAAATGCATTAGACCAAGCAGAAAATGCTCGTAAAGAAATGCAAAATTTACAAGCCGATAACGATAGATTGTTAAAAGAAGCACGAGCAGAGAGAGATGCAATGTTAAAAGAAGCACGTGAAATAAAAGACAGTATTATTGCTGAAGCAAAAGATGAAGCAAAAGAGCAAGCTACCATTATGATTGAAAATGCAAAAGTTACGATTAAACACGAACAACAAGCAGCAATTGCTGAGTTAAAAAAGAACGTAGCAGATTTATCAATCGAAATCGCTCAAAAAGTAGTGAAAAAACAATTAACTTCTCAAGAAGATCAATTGAAGCTTGTAGAAGGAATGTTAGAAGAGGTTACTTTAAACTAA
- the atpH gene encoding ATP synthase F1 subunit delta, whose protein sequence is MKEARTALRYAKAILNLAKDSGSEALVNDNMKLIVETIAESDDLQTMLKSPVIKAADKCNVLNALFGDKVNNIVKGLFNLLEENKRMIMLENIAKQYTVIYDSHKNMQVAKVTTAVALTKELEEKIQAKIVALTGNSASIENIVNPDILGGFILRVGDVQYDASISNQFNELRKEFDNGHYIPKI, encoded by the coding sequence ATGAAAGAAGCAAGAACAGCATTACGTTACGCAAAAGCAATATTAAATTTAGCTAAAGACTCTGGAAGTGAAGCTTTAGTGAACGATAACATGAAGTTAATCGTAGAAACTATTGCCGAAAGTGACGATTTGCAAACCATGCTTAAAAGTCCTGTAATCAAAGCTGCAGATAAGTGCAATGTTTTAAATGCACTTTTTGGAGATAAAGTAAATAACATCGTTAAAGGGTTATTTAATTTATTAGAGGAAAATAAGCGTATGATTATGTTAGAGAATATTGCGAAGCAATACACGGTAATTTACGATTCTCATAAAAACATGCAAGTTGCAAAAGTTACTACTGCAGTGGCTTTAACAAAAGAATTAGAAGAAAAAATACAAGCAAAAATTGTAGCACTTACAGGAAATAGCGCTAGTATTGAAAATATAGTAAATCCCGATATTTTAGGAGGATTTATCTTACGAGTAGGAGATGTGCAATACGATGCGAGTATCTCTAACCAATTTAATGAGTTAAGGAAAGAGTTTGACAACGGTCATTACATTCCAAAAATTTAA
- the atpA gene encoding F0F1 ATP synthase subunit alpha: MAAIKPAEVSAILKEQLTNFESKASLNEVGTVLQVGDGIARVYGLSNVQYGELVEFGNGLEGIVLNLEEDNAGVVLLGASTDVKEGSTVKRTERIASLKAGEGIVGRVVNTLGQPIDGKGPIEGETFEMPLERKAPGVIFREPVTEPMQTGIKSIDAMIPVGRGQRELIIGDRQTGKSTVAIDTILNQKEFYDAGQPVYCIYVAIGQKASTVAAIANMLEEKGALAYTTIVAANASDPAPMQVYAPFAGAAIGEYFRDTGRPALIVYDDLSKQAVAYREVSLLLRRPPGREAYPGDVFYLHSRLLERAAKVINDDKIAAQMNDVPASLVGKIKGGGSLTALPIIETQAGDVSAYIPTNVISITDGQIFLESDLFNSGVRPAINVGISVSRVGGSAQIKSMKKVAGTLKLDQAQYRELEAFAKFGSDLDAATMNVIEKGKRNVEILKQAQNDPYTVEDQVAIIFAGSKNLLKDVPVNKVKEFEKDYLEYLNAKHRDTLDTLKAGKLTDEVIDTLRDAAKEISAKFSA, encoded by the coding sequence ATGGCAGCAATTAAACCAGCTGAAGTATCAGCAATTTTAAAAGAACAATTAACAAATTTCGAGTCGAAAGCTTCCTTAAACGAAGTAGGGACGGTATTACAAGTAGGTGATGGTATTGCACGTGTGTACGGATTATCAAACGTACAATACGGTGAATTAGTTGAATTCGGTAACGGATTAGAAGGAATCGTATTAAACCTAGAAGAAGATAATGCAGGGGTGGTATTGTTAGGAGCTTCTACCGATGTAAAAGAAGGATCTACCGTAAAACGCACAGAAAGAATTGCTTCTTTAAAAGCTGGAGAAGGAATTGTAGGACGTGTTGTAAATACGTTAGGGCAACCCATCGATGGTAAAGGACCTATCGAAGGAGAAACCTTTGAGATGCCTTTAGAGCGTAAAGCACCAGGAGTTATCTTCCGTGAGCCTGTTACAGAACCAATGCAAACAGGTATCAAGTCTATCGATGCTATGATTCCAGTAGGTCGTGGTCAACGTGAGTTAATTATTGGAGACCGTCAGACTGGGAAATCAACTGTTGCTATCGACACCATTTTAAATCAAAAAGAATTTTACGATGCAGGACAACCAGTGTACTGTATCTATGTAGCTATTGGTCAAAAAGCTTCAACAGTTGCAGCTATTGCTAACATGTTAGAAGAAAAAGGAGCCTTAGCATATACAACAATTGTTGCTGCAAATGCATCAGACCCTGCACCAATGCAGGTATATGCACCATTCGCAGGAGCTGCTATTGGAGAATATTTCCGTGATACGGGTAGACCAGCATTAATCGTTTATGATGATTTATCAAAACAAGCAGTAGCGTATCGTGAGGTATCTTTATTATTAAGAAGACCACCAGGACGTGAGGCATACCCAGGAGACGTATTCTACTTACACTCAAGATTATTAGAGCGTGCTGCAAAAGTAATTAACGATGATAAAATTGCTGCGCAAATGAATGACGTACCAGCTTCGTTGGTAGGTAAAATTAAAGGTGGAGGATCGCTAACTGCCTTACCAATTATTGAAACACAAGCAGGAGACGTATCAGCATATATTCCAACCAACGTAATTTCGATTACAGACGGTCAGATTTTCTTAGAATCAGATTTATTTAACTCAGGAGTTCGTCCAGCGATTAACGTAGGTATTTCGGTATCTCGTGTAGGAGGTTCTGCTCAGATTAAATCGATGAAGAAAGTAGCAGGTACGTTAAAATTAGACCAAGCACAGTACCGTGAATTAGAAGCGTTTGCGAAGTTTGGTTCTGATTTAGATGCTGCTACGATGAATGTAATCGAAAAAGGGAAGCGTAACGTAGAAATCTTAAAGCAAGCTCAAAACGACCCTTATACTGTGGAAGATCAGGTAGCTATTATCTTTGCAGGTTCTAAAAACTTGTTAAAAGATGTACCTGTAAACAAAGTAAAAGAATTTGAAAAAGATTATTTAGAGTATTTGAATGCAAAGCACAGGGATACTTTAGATACCTTAAAAGCAGGAAAATTAACCGACGAAGTAATTGATACTTTAAGAGACGCTGCGAAAGAAATTTCAGCTAAATTTTCAGCTTAA
- the atpG gene encoding ATP synthase F1 subunit gamma: protein MANLKEIRNRITSIKSTMQITSAMKMVSAAKLKKAQDAITAMRPYSSKLTELLQSLSATLDSDAGSVYSTQREVNKVLLVSITSNRGLCGGFNSSIVKETVKTINEKYNSATVDLLTIGKKGNDILSKEYTVIENRNDIFDDLTFDNVAQIAEQLMDLYVAGSYDKIEIIYNRFKNAATQIPQVEQFLPIQPIESDADVNLDYIFEPSKEEIVLELIPKSLKTQLYKSIRDSFAAEHGARMTAMHKATDNATELRDELLLTYNKARQAAITNEILEIVGGAEALNN from the coding sequence ATGGCAAACTTAAAAGAAATACGTAACAGAATTACTTCGATTAAATCGACAATGCAGATTACCTCTGCCATGAAAATGGTATCGGCTGCTAAGTTGAAAAAAGCTCAAGATGCAATTACAGCAATGCGTCCGTATTCATCAAAGCTTACCGAGTTATTACAAAGCCTGAGTGCTACTTTAGATAGCGATGCAGGCAGTGTATATTCAACTCAACGAGAAGTAAATAAAGTATTATTAGTGAGTATAACCTCTAACAGAGGTTTATGTGGTGGTTTCAACTCTTCTATTGTTAAAGAAACAGTTAAAACAATCAACGAAAAATACAACTCTGCTACGGTTGATTTACTAACCATCGGTAAAAAAGGAAACGATATCTTATCAAAAGAATATACCGTTATTGAAAACAGAAACGATATTTTTGATGATTTAACGTTTGATAATGTTGCTCAGATTGCTGAACAGTTAATGGATTTATATGTAGCTGGTTCTTATGATAAGATAGAAATCATTTACAACCGATTTAAAAATGCTGCGACCCAAATACCTCAGGTAGAGCAATTCTTACCTATACAACCGATTGAAAGTGATGCAGATGTAAATTTAGATTATATCTTTGAGCCTTCAAAAGAAGAAATTGTATTAGAGTTAATTCCGAAGTCATTAAAAACGCAATTATACAAATCCATTCGTGATTCATTTGCTGCCGAACACGGGGCTCGTATGACGGCGATGCACAAAGCTACCGATAATGCTACAGAGTTACGTGATGAGTTATTGTTAACCTATAATAAAGCACGTCAAGCAGCGATTACCAACGAAATCTTAGAGATTGTAGGTGGTGCGGAGGCATTAAATAACTAA
- a CDS encoding IS982 family transposase: MISDFKITEFFCLIDDFCTEINQVIDKNALETCSKIVRRRKPKLTQSEIITIMVLFHFSGFKHFYIEYVSKHLSKEFPDLVSYNRFVELKKRCSVPMILFLQMHCLGQCTGISFLDSTTIKVCHYKREKQNKVFKNTAKKGKGTMGWFFGFKLHIIINEKGDIVDFLITQGNIDDRQPLKDKAFHNRVFGKIFADRGYVGKELFEQLFVDGIHLVTKIRKNMKNTLMHIYDKIMLRKRAVIESVNDILKNVCQIEHTRHRSFDNFILNLVAGLIAYSFYPTKPNINIDNLQRIG; this comes from the coding sequence ATGATTTCTGATTTTAAAATTACTGAATTTTTCTGTTTAATTGATGATTTTTGTACCGAAATTAATCAAGTTATTGATAAAAATGCTTTAGAAACCTGTTCAAAGATAGTTAGACGAAGAAAGCCTAAACTCACCCAAAGTGAAATAATCACAATTATGGTGCTTTTCCATTTTAGTGGTTTTAAACACTTTTATATCGAATATGTTAGCAAACACTTGTCAAAAGAATTTCCAGATTTAGTTTCCTATAACCGATTTGTTGAATTGAAAAAGCGTTGTTCAGTGCCTATGATACTGTTTCTTCAAATGCACTGTTTAGGTCAATGTACAGGGATCTCCTTTTTAGATTCTACCACTATTAAAGTATGTCATTATAAAAGAGAAAAGCAGAACAAAGTTTTTAAAAACACCGCAAAAAAAGGGAAAGGAACCATGGGGTGGTTCTTTGGTTTTAAACTTCATATTATTATCAATGAAAAGGGCGATATCGTTGACTTTTTAATTACGCAAGGTAATATAGATGACAGACAACCACTTAAAGATAAAGCCTTTCATAATCGTGTGTTCGGAAAAATATTTGCCGACAGAGGGTATGTAGGTAAAGAACTGTTTGAACAGCTTTTTGTAGATGGAATACATTTGGTTACAAAAATTAGAAAGAATATGAAAAATACTCTTATGCATATCTATGATAAAATTATGCTTAGAAAAAGGGCTGTTATTGAAAGTGTGAATGATATTTTGAAAAACGTATGTCAAATAGAGCATACAAGACACAGAAGCTTCGATAACTTTATCTTAAATTTAGTCGCAGGGTTAATCGCTTATTCGTTTTATCCAACTAAACCTAATATCAATATCGATAACTTACAAAGAATAGGATAA